The Stigmatella ashevillena genomic sequence CCGCGTTCAGGAAGCGCGCGAGCGTCGCCTTCACCTCGTCGGTGGGCAGTGTCTCCACCACACGCCAGGAGGACTCCCGGAGCTCCATCGTCAGGGCGGGGGCATGGCCTTCCAGCAGGGGCAGTCCGGCGCGCACCGCGGCGGCCCGTTCCCGGCGCGCGGCCGGGTCCGCGTAGCGGGTGCGGAAGGCCGGCTCTCCTTCGGGCAGCCCCGTGGTGAGGGCATAGGCCTGCGGCAAGCGGTTCTCCTCCAGCGCCCGGGCATAGGCCTCCGCGGTGGGCACGGGGCCCCGAGAGGAGGTGGCACAGCCGGTGGAGGCCAGGGCCAGGAGCAGCAGCGGGCGGAAGGAGGAGCGCATGAGGTGCCGCGACGTTGCGTCAGTTCACCCGGGGCTGGGCCACGAAGAGGCAGCACACGCCCAGGGTCAGCCGGTGCACCTGGAGGACCTCCAGGCCTGACTCGCGCATGATGTCCGCGAACGCCTCCGGCTGGGGGAAGGCGGCGATGGACTCTTGAAGGTAGCGGTACTCGCCGGAGCCGGAGAGCTTGGAGCCCAGCCAGGGGACGACCTTGCGGATCTGAAAGCGCAGCAGGGGGCCCAGCAGTCCGTTCCGGGGCTCGGACAATTCCAGGATGGCGATGCGGCCGCCCGGGCGCGTGACGCGCGCCATCTCGCGCAGGGCCCGCGGCCGGTCGGGCACGTTGCGGATGCCGAACGCCATGCAGATGCCATCGAAGCTCTGGTCCTCGAAGGGTAGCGACTGG encodes the following:
- the ubiE gene encoding bifunctional demethylmenaquinone methyltransferase/2-methoxy-6-polyprenyl-1,4-benzoquinol methylase UbiE codes for the protein MNSSPRPETQRSPGTNGSGQMFDQIAPRYDLLNRMMSLGIDQSWRRKTVKALELKPGYRVLDLATGTGDLALKVLNHHPDGTVVGLDPSEGMMVIGRKKVAEAGLSAQCELKLGDAQSLPFEDQSFDGICMAFGIRNVPDRPRALREMARVTRPGGRIAILELSEPRNGLLGPLLRFQIRKVVPWLGSKLSGSGEYRYLQESIAAFPQPEAFADIMRESGLEVLQVHRLTLGVCCLFVAQPRVN